Proteins co-encoded in one Medicago truncatula cultivar Jemalong A17 chromosome 8, MtrunA17r5.0-ANR, whole genome shotgun sequence genomic window:
- the LOC112417509 gene encoding cold shock domain-containing protein 3: MAEERISGVVQWFNNTKGFGFIKPDDDSEDLFVHQSDIRSEGFRSLSEGDRVEFTIADGDNGKTKAVDVTGPKGEPLQVRQDNHGGGGGGRGFRGGERRNGGGGCYTCGDTGHIARDCDRSDRNDRNDRSGGGGGGDRDRACYTCGSFEHFARDCMRGGGNNNNGGGGYGGGGTSCYRCGGVGHIARDCATPSSGGGGGGACYKCGEVGHIARDCSNEGGRFDGGNGRYDDGNGRFGGGNRRFGSGGGGHDGGKGTCFNCGKAGHFARDCVEASG; encoded by the coding sequence atGGCGGAGGAGAGAATCAGCGGCGTGGTGCAATGGTTCAACAACACCAAAGGCTTCGGATTCATCAAACCCGATGACGATAGTGAAGATCTCTTCGTTCATCAATCTGACATCAGATCTGAAGGATTTCGCTCTCTTTCCGAAGGCGATCGCGTCGAGTTCACCATCGCCGATGGCGATAACGGCAAAACCAAAGCCGTTGATGTCACCGGTCCTAAGGGTGAACCTCTTCAGGTTAGGCAGGATAACCATGGTGGAGGCGGCGGCGGTCGTGGATTTAGAGGCGGTGAGAGAAGGAACGGTGGTGGCGGTTGTTATACTTGTGGTGATACTGGTCACATCGCTAGGGATTGTGATCGTTCCGATCGGAATGATAGGAATGATCGttctggtggtggtggtggtggagaccGTGACCGTGCTTGCTATACCTGTGGTTCTTTTGAACATTTTGCTAGGGATTGCATGCGTGGAGGCGGTAACAACAACAACGGTGGCGGTGGATATGGTGGTGGAGGCACATCTTGCTACAGGTGTGGTGGGGTTGGTCACATAGCAAGAGATTGCGCTACTCCTAGTAGCGGAGGTGGTGGAGGCGGCGCTTGCTATAAGTGCGGTGAGGTGGGTCACATAGCTAGGGATTGCAGCAATGAAGGAGGAAGGTTTGATGGTGGCAATGGAAGGTATGATGATGGCAATGGAAGGTTTGGTGGTGGCAACAGAAGATTTGGCAGTGGTGGCGGCGGACACGATGGAGGAAAAGGCACGTGCTTTAACTGTGGGAAGGCAGGACATTTTGCAAGAGATTGTGTTGAGGCTTCTGGTTGA
- the LOC11438044 gene encoding shikimate O-hydroxycinnamoyltransferase, whose product MIINVRDSKMVQPSKEVARRRVWNSNVDLKTPNIHTPSIYFYRTNTTSKFFDTKIMKEALSKVLVSFYPMAGRFCYDKDGRVEIDCDGQGVLFVEAATNSFIDDFGDFAPTLHLGQLIPIVDYSRGIETYPLLVLQVTYFKCGGVSLGVGMHHYVADGASAFHFINTWSDVTRGLDASIPPFIDRTLLHARDPPRPIFDHVEFKSSPSMKIPQQPPGSVDVTRSIYKLSREQLNKLKDKSKEVGNTINYTTYEMLAGHVWRSVCIARSLPNDQETKLYIPTDGRSRLQPPLPLGYFGNVIFSTTPIALASDLISKPTWYAASRIHNALLRMDDEYMKSAIDYLELQHDIRAIPRNPNVKCPNLAIISWAKFPIYDADFGWGRPIFMGPGADFDGQCFIIPSSTNDGSLSVVISLQHEHMEVFKELVYDI is encoded by the exons ATGATCATAAATGTGAGAGATTCGAAGATGGTGCAACCATCAAAGGAGGTTGCACGACGGAGGGTGTGGAACTCCAATGTTGATTTGAAGACGCCAAATATTCACACGCCCAGTATTTACTTCTATAGAACCAACACCACTTCCAAATTCTTCGACACCAAGATTATGAAGGAAGCTCTCAGCAAAGTGCTTGTCTCATTCTATCCAATGGCGGGTCGTTTTTGTTACGACAAAGACGGTCGTGTAGAGATCGACTGTGACGGTCAAGGGGTGCTCTTTGTTGAAGCTGCCACTAACTCATTCATAGATGATTTTGGTGACTTTGCTCCCACATTGCACTTGGGCCAGCTTATTCCCATTGTTGATTACTCGCGCGGAATCGAAACATATCCCCTCCTAGTGTTGCAg GTAACATACTTCAAATGTGGAGGAGTCTCACTTGGTGTTGGGATGCACCATTATGTAGCCGATGGAGCTTCTGCTTTTCACTTCATCAATACATGGTCAGATGTAACTCGTGGTCTAGATGCTTCCATCCCACCATTTATTGATCGGACACTACTCCATGCCCGCGATCCGCCACGACCAATTTTTGATCACGTTGAATTCAAATCTTCACCATCCATGAAAATTCCACAACAGCCCCCTGGCTCAGTGGATGTAACAAGATCGATTTACAAATTGTCTCGCGAACAACTCAATAAGTTGAAAGATAAGTCCAAAGAAGTTGGCAACACAATCAACTACACCACTTATGAGATGTTAGCTGGTCATGTTTGGAGAAGTGTCTGCATAGCAAGATCACTTCCCAATGATCAAGAAACCAAATTGTATATCCCAACAGATGGAAGATCAAGGTTGCAACCTCCACTTCCATTGGGTTACTTCGGCAATGTGATATTCTCAACCACACCTATAGCTCTAGCAAGTGATCTCATTTCAAAACCAACATGGTATGCTGCAAGCAGAATTCACAATGCATTGTTGCGAATGGACGATGAATACATGAAATCTGCTATTGATTATCTAGAGTTACAACATGATATAAGAGCTATTCCCCGCAACCCTAATGTTAAGTGTCCAAATCTTGCGATCATTAGTTGGGCAAAGTTTCCAATCTATGATGCTGATTTTGGTTGGGGAAGGCCAATTTTCATGGGACCTGGGGCTGATTTTGATGGACAGTGTTTCATAATTCCAAGCTCAACAAATGATGGGAGTTTATCTGTGGTAATTTCTCTTCAACATGAGCACATGGAAGTGTTTAAGGAATTGGTGTATGAtatttga